AACAGCGGCACGGTTATCATTGACTTTTCCGAGGTAACGTATCATAATAGAGGTGATGTTGGCAGGTGTGCCGACGGCTTACGAGTGGAAAGGGAGGAGTCAGGAAATGGAAAAGAAGCATATCGACTGGAGCAGTCTGGGATTTACTTATGTGCAGACGGACCAGCGTTTTGTAGCGAATTATACGAACGGTGCGTGGGATGAGGGCGGACTGACTGCGGATGGCAATGTAGTGATGAGCGAATGTGCAGGGGTATTGCAGTATTCGCAGTCATGTTTTGAAGGCCTGAAAGCCTATACGACAGAGGACGGGCGTATCGTTACATTCCGGCCTGACCTCAACGGACAGCGGATGGAAGATTCCTGCCGCAGACTGGAGATGCCGGTCTATCCGAAGGAAAAGTTTGTGGAGGCGGTCATCAGGACAGTCAGGGCAAACGAAGCCTGGGTGCCGCCTTACGGCAGCGGTGCAACATTGTATGTCCGTCCGTTTATGTATGCCAGCGGGCCGGTTATCGGTGTAAGTCCCGCCAGCGAATTTCAGTTCCGTGTGTTCGCGACACCGGTCGGACCGTATTTCAAGGGCGGCGTAAAACCGCTGACGATCAGAGTCACAGATTTTGACCGGGCAGCGCCGAACGGTACGGGCCATATCAAAGCCGGACTGAACTATGCGATGAGCCTTCATGCCATCGTGGATGCACACAAACAGGGTTATGATGAGAATATGTATCTGGACGCCGCTACCCGTACGAAGGTGGAGGAGACCGGGGGAGCCAACTTTATCTTTGTCACGAAGGACAATAAGGTGGTGACGCCGAAGTCTTCCAGCATCCTGCCGTCCATCACAAGACGTTCTCTCATGTATGTGGCGAAAGAATATCTGGGTCTGGAAACCGAAGAGAGGGAAGTGCACAGGGAAGAACTGAAAGATTTTGCGGAGTGCGGCTTATGCGGTACGGCGGCAGTCATCTCTCCTGTTGGCAAAATCGCAGACCATGGCACGGAGATCTGTCTGCCAAGCGGCATGTCAGATATGGGCCCTGTTACGAAGAAGCTGTACGAGACTCTGACCGGAATACAGATGGGACGCATCGAGGCGCCTCAGGGATGGATTCAGGAGATCTGAAAGGCTGACCGGGACGTACTGTCCATGGAAATTAAATAAAACCGGCGCGGAGGAGCGCCGTGTGAAAAAGGGACGTCATGGAAGCTGCTTAGTCACTTGCCAAACGTTCCTTTTTTGTTGTAGAATTAATATTTGTATGGGGAAGTAGCCAATAGCAAAGACAAGAGAGGAAAATGGGATGGGCAGAACGTATGTGATTGGGGTGGCAGGAGGAACGGCTTCCGGTAAGACGACGATTGTGAAGATCATCAAAGATTATTTTGGCGAGGGCATAGAGCTGATCGGGCATGACTGTTATTACAAGGCGCATGATGACATGCCGTTTGCAGAGCGGGAAAAGCTCAATTACGATCATCCTCAGTCTTTCGACACGGAGCGGATGGTGGCGGATGTGATCGCACTCAAAGAAGGAAGGACGATCCAGCGGCCGGTCTATGATTACAGTGTGCATAACCGCTCCGAAGAGACGGTGACAGTACGGCCGAAAAAAATACTGATGCTGGAAGGGATTCTGATTCTGGAGTCGGAGGCATTGAGAAATCTGATGGATCTGCGGATCTTTGTGGATACGGACGCAGACGAACGGCTGATGCGCAGGATTACACGGGATATGGCGGAGCGGGGCCGCAGTGTGGAATCCGTTCTCCGGCAGTACCGCACGACCGTGAAACCGATGCACGAACAGTTTGTAGAACCATCCAAAAAATATGCAGACCTGATTATTCCCAGGGGCGGGAAAAATACAGTGGCAGTGGCGATACTTAAAAACTATCTGAAACGGATCTTAGACGGAGAAGAGGCAGAATGGACATGAAGGATTTTCGGAGAGAATATCCGTATTTGTATGAAACACATTTACACACGCGGGAGGCGAGCGCCTGTGCCAAAGCAGGAGGCGCAGATATGGTAAAAGCCTGTAAGGCGGCCGGATATACGGGCATTTTTATCACGGACCATAACTGGGGCGGCAATACGGCGGTCAGCAGAAGGCTTCCATGGGAGGATTTTATCGGACAGTTCGTAAAAGGCTATGAAGCCGCCAGACGTATGGGAGAGCAGATCGGGCTGGATGTTTTCTTCGGCTGGGAAGCAGGTTATCGCGGCACGGAATTTCTGATCTATGGGTTGTCTCCGGAGTGGATGCTCGCTCATCCGCAGCTTTGGACGGCTTCCGTGGAAGAACAATATGCGCTTGTGCATGAAGGCGGCGGACTTGTCATTCATGCACATCCTTTCCGGAAAGAATATTATATTCCGCAGGTCAGGCTGTTTCCGGAAGCGGTGGACGGTGTGGAGGGACTTAACGCTACACACAGCAACAGCCGCAGCCTGGAACATAACGACAGAACATTTGACGAAGAGGCGATCGTCTATGCCCGGGAACATGATCTGCCGATGACGGCGGGCTCAGATATTCACAGGACAGCGCTGCTTGGCGGCGGGATGGCGTTCAGAAGGAAACTGAAGGACGCGCAGGACTTTGTGCAGGCAGTGAAAAACCGGGAAGATTATCTGCTGACAAACGGCGAGGAATGGTTTGACAGAGACGGGAGAAAACTGATATAGTGACAAAGAGACGGAGGGACAGGGAATGGAAAAACAAGCAGATGTGATTATAATCGGAGCGGGACCGGGTGGTATCTTCTGTGCCTATGAGCTGATGAGACAAAGGCCCGGACTGAAAGTCATCATGGTGGAAAAAGGACGTTCCATTGAGAAAAGGGAATGTCCGAAGCGAAAAACAAAACAGTGTGTCGGCTGTAAGCCCTGCTCCATCACGACCGGTTTTGCCGGTGCGGGCGCGTTTTCGGACGGAAAACTTTCCTTATCGCCGGATGTGGGCGGAAATCTGCCGGAGATTCTCGGCTACGACGAGACGGTAAAACTGATCCGGGAGTCGGATGACATTTATCTGAAATTTGGCGCGGATAAAAATGTGTACGGTGTCAATAAAGAGGCGGAGATCCGGGAGATACGGCGTAAGGCGATCAATGCCAATCTGAAACTGGTGGAATGCCCGATCCGGCATCTGGGTACGGAAGAAGGGTACAAAATATATGCCAAGCTCCAGCAGGCCTTACAGGAACAGGGCGTGGAGCTGCGTTTCAACACGATGGTCACAGATATTATTGTGGAAGACGGCCGGGCGGTCGGTGTCAGGACCGGACAGGGAGAAATCCTCTGTGCGGACGAGATCGTATCAGCGGTGGGACGGGAAGGCGCCGACTGGTTTAAGGACAAATGCGAGGAGATCGGCATAGAGACGACGCCGGGGACCGTAGATGTGGGCGTGCGCGTGGAAGTGCGGGACGAAGTGATGCAGATTCTCAACGAAAATCTGTATGAGGCGAAGCTCATCTGTCATACGCCTACGTTTGACGATAAAGTAAGAACTTTCTGCACCAATCCTTCCGGGGAGGTGGCGACAGAATATTATGAAGGCGGGCTTGCCGTTGTCAACGGTCATGCCTACAAATCTCAGGAATACAAAACAGACAACACTAATTTTGCCATACTGGTATCCAAAAACTTTACCAAGCCGTTCAAGACACCGATCGAATACGGCAGGAAAATTGCGGAGCTGTCCAATATGCTCTGTGGAGGCAAGATTCTGGTACAGACATTTGGTGATTTCCGCCGGGGACGGCGGACGACGGAGGAACGGCTCTGCCGGAATAACCTGATTCCGACGCTCAAAGACGCGGTACCAGGCGATCTGTCGCTCGTATTTCCGCACAGGATCATGGTTGATATTGAGGAGATGCTTGTGGCGCTGGACAAGGTGACGCCGGGGATTGCCTCGGAGGAGACGCTGCTGTATGGTGTGGAAGTGAAGTTCTATTCCAATAAAGTAATCGTGGACAGAGATTTCCAGACAAGTATCCGGGGATTGCGTGCCATTGGGGACGGCGCCGGCGTTACCCGGGGATTGCAGCAGGCTTCCGCCAATGGGATCAGCGTGGCGAGAAGTATATTGAAGTGCATGGAGTGATGTTATGAAAAAAAAGGCGGGAAAGCTGCTTTGTCTTATGCTCTGCTTTCTGTTTTTCCTGACCGGCTGCGGGGAGGACGAAGAGACGACAAAGGTAGTGCTGACGACCGGATTTGACAAAGATGAAATCTTCCGCGTGGAGAGCGCTTCCTGCAGTCTGCCGGAAGTGATGGTCTATCTGACAAACACACAAAACCGGTATGAAAGCATATACGGACCGCAGATCTGGGAGAAAAGTCTGCGGGGCAGGACGCTTGAACAGAATGTAAAAGATACAGTGCTCGCAGAGCTGGCGCAGATCAAAGTAATGAATCTGCTGGCAGAAAAGTATGCGGTCGCGCTCAGTGACAGCGAGAAGGAACTGGCAGATCAGGCTGGCGCAGAATACTTCGCTTCCCTCAATGAGACAGAGATCGAGGCGATGGGGGTCGATGAGAAAGCGATCAATGCGATGTATGAGGAATATGCCATAGCCGATAAAGTTTACCGTTATATTATCAAGGACATCAATCCGGAGATCAGCGACGATGAGGCGAGGACGATCACTGTGGAGCATATTCTGATCAAAACCTATTCTCTGGACGGCAGCGGACAGAAAGTACCCTACGACGAGGCAGAGAAGCGGCAGGCTTATGAGAAAGCGCAGCAGGCGCTGGAAGCCGCGCGGGAAGGTGAGGTGTTCGAGAGTCTGATTTCGAGATATAATGAGGATAACAAGAGCGTCTATTCGTTCGGCAAGGGAGAGATGGAGCCTGATTTTGAGAAAGCTGCCTTTAACCTTGGTACCGATGAGATCAGCGATATTGTAGAGACCGAATATGGATACCATATCATCAAATGTATCAGCACATTTAACCGGGAAGAGACGGACGCCAACAAAGTGAAGATTGTCGAACAGCGCAGAAAAGAAGTGTTCAGCCAGGAATACGATGCTTTTGCGGATTCTCTGACGCGCAATCTCAATGAGGAGGCGTGGGATCGTGTGACGCTGATTCACGATGAAAAGGTAGCGACGACAGATTTTTTTCAGGTTTACAACACCTATTTTGAAGGAGTGTTCGGAGAGGAGTAAAAAAGGCACACCATACAAGCGTTCTGCATAGGATAAATGTGGATATAAATCAGGAAAGAGGCAGTTTGGCATGAGAGTGAAAAAATGGATGGTGAGAATGATCCTTCTTGACCTGTTCACGCTGGGACTGCTTCTTTTTGTACGTGGTTATGGACAGGAGAGCGCAGCGGCCGCGGCGCCTGCCGCTGCCACTGATATGAGGATGGAAGAAGCGGGCATGCCGGTCGGTGAGACGGCTCTTCCGGGGCAGAAAGGCAGCGCGCAGGGACAGGAAAATAGTGTGCAGGGACAGGAAGGCAGCGAGCAGGTGCAGGAACAGGAGGACAGCGGGCAGGTGGAGGAACAGGAGGGCAGCGGGCAGCAGGATGTCGGCAAACACATTGCGCTCACGTTTGACGACGGGCCTCATCCCCGGTATACGGAAAAGCTGCTGGACGGTCTGGCGGAGCGGGGTGTAAAAGCCACTTTCTTTGTGACAGGCGCCAACGCGGAGAAATATCCGGAGATCGTAAAGCGGATGCAGGAGGAAGGGCATTTAATCGGCAATCATACTTATCATCATGTGCAGTTGACGGCTGCCAACGGCGAGAAGTTCCGGGAGGAGATCATATCCACGAACGAGGTCATCAAAGAGATCACAGGTGAAGACACAGAATATATCCGGCCGCCATACGGCTGCTGGAATAAGAAATACGAAGACGAGCTGAATATGTTTCCGGTTCTGTGGTCCATCGATCCGCGTGACTGGTGCTCGGATGATGTGGACTGCATTGTCAGAAACACCGTGGGCAAGATCAAAGAAGGAGACATCATCCTCATGCACGATCAATATAAATCGAGCGTCACTGCCGCCCTGGAGATCGTGGATCAGCTGCAGGACCAGGGCTATGAGTTTGTGACAGTGGAAGAGATGCTGCTGGATTAGGCGGACGGTACGTTCTGCTCCCGGTAACGGGCAGGACTGACGCCCATTTTCTGCCGGAAGATTCTCGAAAAATACAGAGGGTCTGCGTAGCTGACAGAGTGGGCGATGGCACGTACCGATAAGTCCGTGTTTTTCAGAAGGATACAAGCCTGTCGGATCCGGTAATCGGTCAGCCACGTCTGGATGGAAAATCCGGTGTGCGATTTAAAGATCCGGTGCAGATAGGAGCGGTTCAGGTTTAAATGGTCGGCGATGTCCTGAACGGTGATTGGATCACAATAACAGCTTTCGATATAGTTCAGCGCTTCTTCCACGTGATCGGACTTTTTTTCCTGAGCAGGATAGCGGCTGCCTGGAAACTTGCGCGCCAGCAGGAAGAGATATTCATACATAATGCTGTTCATTATCAGATCACGGTTTTGCGGGAGCCGGTCAGCTTCAAACATCTTCTCATAGCAAAGCCGCATCTGGTCATCCTGTCCGTAGTGGACAACCAGTTCATTGATCAGGGAAGTGCGCTCCAGATAGCCTTTTACTTTAATGCCCTGCATACCGATCCAGGTATAGCTCCAGGGGCAGTGAGCGTCAGCTTCATAATAGATCAGTTCGCCGGGGCAGATCAGAAAGGCGTCCCCCTTACCGAGCCGGAAGAGCTTTCCTCTTGCCTTATAGATGCCTGAACCGTCCAGTACATAGTGGATCAGGTAGCCGTTGCGCAGGATCGGCCCATAGCTGTGCCCGGGTGCACAGTCTTCATAACCACAGGTATAGATCATCGCGTCGATATTTCGGTAAAAGTCGTTGGAAAAGTTGTAGTCCTCCATCATCAATTCCTCTCAGGTCATAATGTTCAATATGGAAGTCACATATCTCCATATACTCTCCATTTTATCTTGTTATAATATGAATTACAAGAGGCAGATAAAAAAGTAAAAAGCCTTTTCTTTTACTGTGGCCACGGGAATCGGAAAGTAAATAACTTCTGCAAAAAATAACAAGGAGGCGCATGGAATGGATGCGAATAAACGGCAGCGATATGAAAAAATCTCCATAGAGCTTACGAGACTGGTCGGGGGAAGAGAAAATATACAGGGTGTGGCGCACTGTGCCACCCGTCTGAGGATCGTCTTGAATGACAACGATCTGGCAGATCTGAAGGCGATCGAAGATGTAGACTTGGCAAAAGGAGTGTTTGTGGCGGGCGATCAGGTACAGATTATTTTCGGGGCTGGTCTTGTCAATGACGTATATGAAGTGTTTGCGGAACACAACAATATGAAAAACATGAGTCTGAGCGATCTGAAAACGGTGGCGAACAGAAAAATGAATCCCCTGCAGAGAATTATCAAGGCGTTATCCGATGTGTTTGTGGACATTATGCCGGGTATCCTTGCGGCAGCGCTGCTCACGGGACTTTCCGGGGTGCTTGGCAATCTGGACTTCGTAAAGGCCAATGAGACTTTGTTTGGGATCAACAGACTGATCAATATTTCATCGGGAGCGATCTTTGGCTTCCTGCCGCTCGCCGTGGCTTACAGTACATGCAAACGATTCGGCGGCCGGCCCATTCTCGGTATTGTCATTGGCTGTATTATGTTAAGTGACAGTCTGGCGAACGCGTATGCGGCGGCGCAGGGGACAGTGGAGGTCACAACATTACATATTTTTGGGATGGGTGTGGAGCTGGTAGGCTTTCAGGGCGGTATTATCGTGGCGCTGCTCATGGGATTTGTGACCGCAAAGCTGGATCTGTTTTTTGAGAAAAAGGTGCCGGAAGTCATCCGGCTTCTCATTTCGCCGCTGCTCACGACATTGGTCGGTGCACTGCTTTTATTTACCGTGATTGGTCCGGTGGGGCGGGGGCTTTCCTCCGGAATCACAAATGGTCTTGTATGGATGACACAGAATATGGGTGTTTTCGGCTACGGAATCTTTTCTGGTCTGCAGCAGCTTGTCGTCATTACCGGCTTGCACCATATTTTTGGGGCGATCGAAGCGCAGCTTCTGGCAGATACGGGCAGGAATTTTATCAATCCGCTTATGTCGGTGGCCATCATTGCGCAGGGCGGTGCCGTTCTCGGTTATCTGGCAATGCACAGAAAGAATGCGAAGACGAAAGAGTTATGTATTCCCAGCTTTATCTCGGTGTTATTTGGAATTACGGAACCCGCGCTGTTCGGCATTAACCTGCGTTACCGTTTCCCGATTATCGGCGGCTGTATTGGCGGGGCTTTGGGTGGTATTGTCGTATATCTGACCAATCTCGCAGCAGTCGGTTTCGGGACGACCGTCATTCCGGGCATTGCCCTTGCCGACCCTGCAGGCAATGGTTATGTGAATTATGTGATTGCTCATGCTGCTGCCATCACCGGTGGTTTTGTGATGACGCTGTTACTTGGACGGTTTATGGATCGGACTCCGGCGGCAGAAGGTGCGGACAGAGCAGGAAGAGAGACGCAGGCATCGGCAGAGTATACGGCGGTGTCAGGGAGCGTATGCTGCGAATCCGCAAAACAGGCAGAGATTCCAAAGGAAGAATTATTCTTCGCACATGCGCAGGGACAGCTGATCAAGATGGAGGATGTGAAGGACGAAACTTTTGCCAATAAAATTTTGGGAGATGGTACGGCGATCATTCCGGAGACAGGACAGGTTTACGCACCGGCGGATGGTACGGTAACCGGTATTTTTGAGACAAAGCATGCACTTTGTTTCAGCAGTGTCTGTGGAACGGAGATTCTCATCCATATCGGTGTTGACACGGTAAAGCTGGGAGGCCAATATTTTACGGCACATGTAAAAAACGGCGCCCATGTGAAGCGGGGCCAGCTGCTGATTGAATTTGACAAGGCACAGATCGAAAAAGCGGGCTATGACACGACCATTCCCATGATCTTTACTGATCTGGCGGATGAAAGGAAACTGCAGGTATCCGCGCCCGGCAAAGTGACAATGGATGCGAAGACAGTGACAGTGCTTACATGAGAATTTCCATGAACTGTCGAACAGACACAGACAGAACAGAAACAAACGGAAATCGGGGAAAAGGTATGAATAAGAAACTGATCTTTTTGGACATTGACGGGACTTTGGTCTCTGCCATGGCGCCGCCGTCAGTGCTAACGGCAGAGGCAGTGCGGGGAGCAAGGGCAAACGGGCATAAAGTGTTTCTCTGTACGGGACGGAATATGCCGATTATCGGGCGTGAGATTCTGGATGTTGGCTTTGACGGGATCATCGCCAGCGCCGGAAGCCATGTAGAGGTTGAAGACCGGGTGCTTTTTGACCATCTTCTGCCGGAAGAGACGATACAGGAATGTCTCTCCGTGTTCCACACTCATCGGATGTATTGCAGAAT
The sequence above is a segment of the Lachnospiraceae bacterium JLR.KK008 genome. Coding sequences within it:
- a CDS encoding branched-chain amino acid aminotransferase, which encodes MLAGVPTAYEWKGRSQEMEKKHIDWSSLGFTYVQTDQRFVANYTNGAWDEGGLTADGNVVMSECAGVLQYSQSCFEGLKAYTTEDGRIVTFRPDLNGQRMEDSCRRLEMPVYPKEKFVEAVIRTVRANEAWVPPYGSGATLYVRPFMYASGPVIGVSPASEFQFRVFATPVGPYFKGGVKPLTIRVTDFDRAAPNGTGHIKAGLNYAMSLHAIVDAHKQGYDENMYLDAATRTKVEETGGANFIFVTKDNKVVTPKSSSILPSITRRSLMYVAKEYLGLETEEREVHREELKDFAECGLCGTAAVISPVGKIADHGTEICLPSGMSDMGPVTKKLYETLTGIQMGRIEAPQGWIQEI
- the udk gene encoding uridine kinase yields the protein MGRTYVIGVAGGTASGKTTIVKIIKDYFGEGIELIGHDCYYKAHDDMPFAEREKLNYDHPQSFDTERMVADVIALKEGRTIQRPVYDYSVHNRSEETVTVRPKKILMLEGILILESEALRNLMDLRIFVDTDADERLMRRITRDMAERGRSVESVLRQYRTTVKPMHEQFVEPSKKYADLIIPRGGKNTVAVAILKNYLKRILDGEEAEWT
- a CDS encoding PHP domain-containing protein, yielding MKDFRREYPYLYETHLHTREASACAKAGGADMVKACKAAGYTGIFITDHNWGGNTAVSRRLPWEDFIGQFVKGYEAARRMGEQIGLDVFFGWEAGYRGTEFLIYGLSPEWMLAHPQLWTASVEEQYALVHEGGGLVIHAHPFRKEYYIPQVRLFPEAVDGVEGLNATHSNSRSLEHNDRTFDEEAIVYAREHDLPMTAGSDIHRTALLGGGMAFRRKLKDAQDFVQAVKNREDYLLTNGEEWFDRDGRKLI
- a CDS encoding FAD-dependent oxidoreductase, giving the protein MEKQADVIIIGAGPGGIFCAYELMRQRPGLKVIMVEKGRSIEKRECPKRKTKQCVGCKPCSITTGFAGAGAFSDGKLSLSPDVGGNLPEILGYDETVKLIRESDDIYLKFGADKNVYGVNKEAEIREIRRKAINANLKLVECPIRHLGTEEGYKIYAKLQQALQEQGVELRFNTMVTDIIVEDGRAVGVRTGQGEILCADEIVSAVGREGADWFKDKCEEIGIETTPGTVDVGVRVEVRDEVMQILNENLYEAKLICHTPTFDDKVRTFCTNPSGEVATEYYEGGLAVVNGHAYKSQEYKTDNTNFAILVSKNFTKPFKTPIEYGRKIAELSNMLCGGKILVQTFGDFRRGRRTTEERLCRNNLIPTLKDAVPGDLSLVFPHRIMVDIEEMLVALDKVTPGIASEETLLYGVEVKFYSNKVIVDRDFQTSIRGLRAIGDGAGVTRGLQQASANGISVARSILKCME
- a CDS encoding peptidylprolyl isomerase, with the protein product MKKKAGKLLCLMLCFLFFLTGCGEDEETTKVVLTTGFDKDEIFRVESASCSLPEVMVYLTNTQNRYESIYGPQIWEKSLRGRTLEQNVKDTVLAELAQIKVMNLLAEKYAVALSDSEKELADQAGAEYFASLNETEIEAMGVDEKAINAMYEEYAIADKVYRYIIKDINPEISDDEARTITVEHILIKTYSLDGSGQKVPYDEAEKRQAYEKAQQALEAAREGEVFESLISRYNEDNKSVYSFGKGEMEPDFEKAAFNLGTDEISDIVETEYGYHIIKCISTFNREETDANKVKIVEQRRKEVFSQEYDAFADSLTRNLNEEAWDRVTLIHDEKVATTDFFQVYNTYFEGVFGEE
- a CDS encoding polysaccharide deacetylase family protein — protein: MRVKKWMVRMILLDLFTLGLLLFVRGYGQESAAAAAPAAATDMRMEEAGMPVGETALPGQKGSAQGQENSVQGQEGSEQVQEQEDSGQVEEQEGSGQQDVGKHIALTFDDGPHPRYTEKLLDGLAERGVKATFFVTGANAEKYPEIVKRMQEEGHLIGNHTYHHVQLTAANGEKFREEIISTNEVIKEITGEDTEYIRPPYGCWNKKYEDELNMFPVLWSIDPRDWCSDDVDCIVRNTVGKIKEGDIILMHDQYKSSVTAALEIVDQLQDQGYEFVTVEEMLLD
- a CDS encoding AraC family transcriptional regulator, yielding MMEDYNFSNDFYRNIDAMIYTCGYEDCAPGHSYGPILRNGYLIHYVLDGSGIYKARGKLFRLGKGDAFLICPGELIYYEADAHCPWSYTWIGMQGIKVKGYLERTSLINELVVHYGQDDQMRLCYEKMFEADRLPQNRDLIMNSIMYEYLFLLARKFPGSRYPAQEKKSDHVEEALNYIESCYCDPITVQDIADHLNLNRSYLHRIFKSHTGFSIQTWLTDYRIRQACILLKNTDLSVRAIAHSVSYADPLYFSRIFRQKMGVSPARYREQNVPSA
- a CDS encoding glucose PTS transporter subunit IIA — protein: MDANKRQRYEKISIELTRLVGGRENIQGVAHCATRLRIVLNDNDLADLKAIEDVDLAKGVFVAGDQVQIIFGAGLVNDVYEVFAEHNNMKNMSLSDLKTVANRKMNPLQRIIKALSDVFVDIMPGILAAALLTGLSGVLGNLDFVKANETLFGINRLINISSGAIFGFLPLAVAYSTCKRFGGRPILGIVIGCIMLSDSLANAYAAAQGTVEVTTLHIFGMGVELVGFQGGIIVALLMGFVTAKLDLFFEKKVPEVIRLLISPLLTTLVGALLLFTVIGPVGRGLSSGITNGLVWMTQNMGVFGYGIFSGLQQLVVITGLHHIFGAIEAQLLADTGRNFINPLMSVAIIAQGGAVLGYLAMHRKNAKTKELCIPSFISVLFGITEPALFGINLRYRFPIIGGCIGGALGGIVVYLTNLAAVGFGTTVIPGIALADPAGNGYVNYVIAHAAAITGGFVMTLLLGRFMDRTPAAEGADRAGRETQASAEYTAVSGSVCCESAKQAEIPKEELFFAHAQGQLIKMEDVKDETFANKILGDGTAIIPETGQVYAPADGTVTGIFETKHALCFSSVCGTEILIHIGVDTVKLGGQYFTAHVKNGAHVKRGQLLIEFDKAQIEKAGYDTTIPMIFTDLADERKLQVSAPGKVTMDAKTVTVLT